The sequence CGGATGCGCCCGGTGATGGGCTGCCATGCGCCGGGCAGCGGGGTGCCGGGCGCGCGGTGAAGGCAGAGGATCTCGACCCGCCGCCTCCGGCGGCGGAACACGTAGACCTCGACGTGAGTGACCTGCAGGCGGATCACGGTCGAAGCATAGGAGGGCTGGCCCGGGGCAGGCCAGTGACCGCTCGCTCTAATGTGGGCGCGAGGGCCCGGGACCGGCCGTCAAATCTCGGGGCAAGGAGCCTGATCGGGTTGACCCTCCTGCGGCCTTTCCTTAGATTCCTCCGGCTTTCGCGACACTCCCTGACCGGAATGAGCACGACCCACCGGGGTGCGCACTTTGAACGACCCTGGGCGGAAGAGCGGGCCGTACAGCACTCTGCGAAGCGCCGGGATGCTGCTGGCGATTCCCACGCTGCTGATCGTCGCTCCATTGGTGGGCTTCTTCCTCGGGGCCGCGCTGGACCGCCGGTTCAAGACTTCCCCGTGGCTGGGAATCATCGGTCTCGCGCTGGGGTTCGTGGCCGCGGCGCGAGAGACGAGCCAGATCTACAAGCGCTACCAAGACGAGGAGGAGCGAGCGAAGCGCGGATAACTGCGCCTGCGCCGGTATGGGTCTCGAGTTCCTGGTTCGCGTTCGGCGCACCGCGCTGATCTCCGGTGGACTGCTGTCGCTGATGATCGCGACCTACGGCCGCCTGCCGCTTGGCATCGCGTTCGCCGCCGGGGTCGCGTGGTCGCTGATCAACCTCTTTCTTCTCGAGCGGCTCGTCGTCACGCTGACCGGCGCGGACCGGCGCGAGACGTCGTCCTGGCTGCGCGCGGGAACGAGCCTCGCCGGCCTGCTGCTCCTGTTCGCGGCCGGCGCCTGGACGCTGTCGCACCTCTCGATTCGCGCGCAGCTGCTCGGCTTCCTGCTCCCGCCTGGCGTGATCGTGCTCAAGGCCCTGTCCACCGTCACCCTCCAATCAGGGGCATGGCGAGCGATCACGGCGTCGCGGTGGAGGGCGGCGGCGATCGTCGCGGTGCTGCTGGTCGCGGCCTGGTGGATCGTGCCGGCGGTGCTGCACGGCGCGCGCGCCGAAGACGCGCCCGACGTCTCGACGCAGCAGGCCGAGACTTCGCACCAGGCCGCCGCGCACGGCGAACAGGAGTCGGGGCCCCAGAAGTTCCCGAGCGTGATCACGGTGCTGGCCCGCGCGTACCCCGAGGCCGGCTGGGCGCGCTTCCTCGACCGCAACGAGGCGATCGCGTTCGCGCTGCTGGTCGCATTCATCCTGTGCCTGGTTTGCTTCGTCGCCACGCGCAATCCGCAGATGATTCCGACGCCACTTCAGAACGCGCTCGAGCTGGTGGTGGAGGGGCTCCACAACTTCATCGCCGGCATCATCGGTGAGAAGTACGCGCCGCGCTTCGTGCCCTTCCTCGGCACGCTCGGCCTCTACATCTGGCTCATGAACCTGTTCGGGCTGCTGCCATTCATGGACTCGCCGACCTCGAGCCTCAACGTCACCTTCGCGCTCGGTTTGATCGTGTTCGTGTACGCCCAGTGGATCGGGCTCCGCGAGCTGGGCCCGCTCGGCTACGTCGATCACATGCTGGGCTCGCCGCGCGATCTGACCGGCTGGCTGCTGGCGCCGCTCATGCTGCCGATCCACGTGCTCGGCGAGCTGGCCAAGCCGATCTCGCTCTCGTGCCGATTGTTCGGCAACATCTTCGGCGAGGACATGCTGCTGGTGGCGTTCGTGAGTCTGGGAATCACCTGCCTGGCCAGCCTGCACCTGCCGTTCGGCCTTCCGCTTCAACTGCCGTTCCTGCTGCTCGCGCTGCTCACCAGCACGCTGCAGGCGGCGGTATTCATGGTGTTGAGCACGATTTACTTCCTGCTCATGCTTCCGCACGAAGATCACGATCACGAAGAAGCTCATTCTCACTCGGCGACACCCGCTCAGGCGCACTAACCGGAGGAATCGGCAATGGATCTCCACGCGGCATTGTCTCTCGGTCTTCCCCTCGGCATCGGCATCGCGGCGATCGGCTCGGGCATCGGACTCGGTCTGATCGGCCAGGGC is a genomic window of Candidatus Sulfotelmatobacter sp. containing:
- a CDS encoding AtpZ/AtpI family protein; protein product: MLLAIPTLLIVAPLVGFFLGAALDRRFKTSPWLGIIGLALGFVAAARETSQIYKRYQDEEERAKRG
- the atpB gene encoding F0F1 ATP synthase subunit A; the protein is MGLEFLVRVRRTALISGGLLSLMIATYGRLPLGIAFAAGVAWSLINLFLLERLVVTLTGADRRETSSWLRAGTSLAGLLLLFAAGAWTLSHLSIRAQLLGFLLPPGVIVLKALSTVTLQSGAWRAITASRWRAAAIVAVLLVAAWWIVPAVLHGARAEDAPDVSTQQAETSHQAAAHGEQESGPQKFPSVITVLARAYPEAGWARFLDRNEAIAFALLVAFILCLVCFVATRNPQMIPTPLQNALELVVEGLHNFIAGIIGEKYAPRFVPFLGTLGLYIWLMNLFGLLPFMDSPTSSLNVTFALGLIVFVYAQWIGLRELGPLGYVDHMLGSPRDLTGWLLAPLMLPIHVLGELAKPISLSCRLFGNIFGEDMLLVAFVSLGITCLASLHLPFGLPLQLPFLLLALLTSTLQAAVFMVLSTIYFLLMLPHEDHDHEEAHSHSATPAQAH